The segment GCCCGGCCGGCGGATCGACCTGGTCCTCCAGTTCCGCGAACCCACCGGCAGCCTGACCGGCTGGGAGGCGTACGTCCGCGCCCAGGTCCGCGAACTCGGCACCCGGCTCGGCTCGGTGCAGATCTGCGAGGAGCCCAACGCCGACCTGCCCGTCCTGGACGGCAGCACCCCCAACGTCCTCGCCGCCCTGGTCGCCGGAGTCACCGCCGCCAAGGACGAGGCACGCGCCCTCGGCCTGGACGCCGCCGTCGGCTTCAACGCCGTCCCGACCACCGCCCCGGACGCGCCCTTCTGGCCCGACCTCGGCCGCCACGCCGACCAGCCCTTCCTGGACGCCCTCGACTACGTCGGCCTGGACTTCTTCCCCGACGTCTTCCGGCCCGTCCCCGCCGACCGCCTCGCCGACGCCACCGCCTGGCTGCTGCACACCTTCCGCCACACCGACCTCCCGAAGGCCGGCATCCCCGCCCACGTGCCGATCCGGATCTGCGAGAACGGCTGGCCCACCGGCCCCGGCCGCCCCGAGGAGGCCCAGGCCCGCGTACTCGACACCGTCGTCCGCACCGTCGCCGCACACGCCCGGACCCTCGGCATCGACGGCTACACGCTCTTCGCCCTGCGCGACGCGGACAGCGCCGGCGAGAGCCTCTTCCACCACTTCGGCCTGCTGCGCGACGACCACACCCCCAAGCCGGCGTTCGAGACCTACCGCACGCTGATCGCCGAACTGGGGCCGGTGCTGCGGGGGTTGCGGTGAGGGGAGGCTCCGCTTCGCGGGGAGGCAGGGGGAGCGGCGAGGGCTGGGGCCGCGGCTGCGGGGGCGGGGTGAGGAGGGGTTCCGCTTCGCGGGGAGGGGCGGGGCGGCGGGACGGCACCTTCGCCGTCCCCCGCCGCGAGGTGGCGTACGCCGGCCTGGCCGCCCGGGCGGGCGCCGTGCCGGCCGAACTCCGGCTGGTGGAGCGGGAGTAGGTGCGTCCCCGCGCCGTAGGCGGCACGGGGACGGGGTGGCGGGTCAGGGCCGTTTGGCGCAGGTGATCCAGCGGTTGGCGGCGAGCGGGTCGGCGGGTTCGGGGCGGAGGCGGGCCGCGGGGGCGTGGTGGAAGGGGGTGCGGACGGTGGTGGTCCAGCCGAGGGCGCGGAGGGCGGCGGCGGTGTCGGGGCGGGGGCTGGGGTCGAAGAGGGCGAGCAGGTCGACGTCCAGGCGTTCGCGGGCCTGGGCGTAGACGTCGGCGGCGCGGACGTCGGCGGATTCCAGGCCGGTCTTGACCTCGTAGGCGAGGGTGCTGCCGGGGGCGCTGAGCGCGTCCAGGGCGGCGGTGACCGCGAGTTCGGCGGCGGCCGGCAGGTAGAGGAAGAGGCCCTCGGCGAGCCAGGCCACCGGGCGGGACGGGTCGAGTCCGGCGGCGGTCAGCGCGCCCGCCCAGTCCTCCCGCAGGTCGACCGGCACGGTGCGGCGGCGGGCCCGGGGGGCCGCGCCGAGGCCGTCCAGCACCCGCTGTTTGAAGCGCAGCACTTCGGGGCGGTCCAGTTCCCAGACGGTGGTGCCGGGCGGCCAGGGCAGCCGGTGCGCCCGGCTGTCCAGGCCGGCGCCGAGCAGCACCACCTGCCGGGTGCCGGTGGCCGCCGCGCCGAGCAGGTGGTCGTCCAGCACCCGGGTGCGCAGCGCGAAGTAGGCCGCGAGCCGCTCCCACACCGGGTCGCCCGGGTCGACCTCGGCCGGGTCGGCGGGCCAGTCGGCGCAGCCCGGCGAGGCGCGGACGAAGTGCGCGGCGAACGGGTCGACGGCCAGCGCGTCGGCCCGACGGGCTTCCAGCGCACGGGCGTTGGCGACCAGCAGGGCGGTCCGGCCGACGCCCGCGTGCACGCCCGCGTCGTCCGGCACGCCCGCGGGCACGCCCGCACCCTCCGGCAGCAGGTCGACCGGCAGCAGGTCGGCCAGCAGGACGCCGTCCGACATGCTCGTCGGCGCGCTCACCGCCGGCCCGCCGGCGTCTCGGCGGTGTCCGACGGGCGGCCGGGGAAGCGGACGCGGTCGAGTTCGGTGATCCGGGCGCCGTACACCCGGTTCATGAAGCGCAGGATGTCGGCGTCGGCCAGGTGCAGCGCGGTGGTGCAGTCGCGCAGCACGGTCAGGTGGAAGCCGCGCTGGAAGGCGGTGCGGGCGGTGGAGTCGACGCAGACGTCGGTGAACACCCCGGCCAGCACCAGGTGTTCGATGCCGTGCCGGCGCAGGTGCGGTTCGAATCCGGCGTCCTGGAAGGCGTCGAAGCAGGCGTGCTTGGTGAACACCGCCTCCTGCGGCCGGGGCCGCACGCCGTGGAACTCGGCGCCCCAGCTGCCCTCCAGGCACTTGGGCCGTTTGCCGAGCCGGGCGTCCCGCCGCCGCCAGGCCGGGCCCTGGTGGGCCGGGTCGCCGAGGAACCGGACGAACAGCACCTCGGTGCCCGCCGCCCGGGCCCGCTCGACCGCGCGGACGCTGTTGGCGGCGGCCCGGGCCAGCAGCGCCGGGTCGCCGGGGAACCGGGAGCGGGCCACCTCGCCCGCGCAGAAGTCGTTCTGCAGGTCGACCACCACCAGCGCGCTGCGCCCCGCGCCGCCGGCGGGGGAGGTCTCGGCGGGCCGCCGGCGGGCCTCGGCGGGCCGGTGCGCGGCGCGGTGCGGGTGGTGGGGGTGGGCCGGGCCGTGGGCGGTGCCGGGGGACTGGGCGGCGCTCATCGGGCGGCCGCCGGAACCGGCTCGGCCTGGCTCGGCACGAACGTTCCTGCAAGCGAGGCAAGGACGGCGTCCACCACCTCGGTGGTGCCGGCGGTGCCGCCCAGGTCGGGGGTGCGGGCGCCGCGGGCCTGGGCGGCGGCGATCGCGGCCTCGGTGGCGGCCTCCGCGCCGGGGCAGCCGGCGTGCCGTTCGGCGATCCGGGCGGCGGCCCGGACGGTGGCGACCGGGTTGACCAGGTCGCGTCCGGCCAGGTCGTCGGCCGAGCCGTGCACGGTCTGGTACTCGGTGAGGCCGTGCAGCGCCGGGTGCAGGTGGACGTTCTCGGCGCAGCGGTTCTCCTGCCGCTCCGAGCCGTACCGGTCGAGCAGCACGACGTGCATGATGTCGGCCCACTCGTTGCCGGCGACCAGCAGGGTGCGGTCCTCGGGGCCGTGCGCGATCAGGTTGCGGTTGACCGTGTCGGGCTGGAACGGGGCGATGTCCAGGCCGAGTTCGGCGGACAGGCCGGCCGTCCAGTCGTCCATCACCCCGTCCAGCAGGTGGTACTTGTAGGCGAGCAGCACCCGGGCCGGGCCCTCGGGCCACGACTCCCGGGCCCGGTCCACCGCGTAGCGCACCACGCGCTCGGTGACGGCCCGGCTGAACTCCATGGTGCGGACCACCCGGCCGTCCTCGTGCCGGTTCTCGCCGGTGTAGAAGCCCTGGGCCTGGTCGCGGACCAGCAGCAGCCGTGCTGCCCCGGCGGTGAGCTGCTCGACCTTGACGGCGGCCAGCCGCTGCCGGACCAGGTACAGCGACTGGGCGTTGATCGCGGTGCGGAACACCGCCCGGGCCCCCGCGGCGGCCTGTTCGCGGCAGAACCACTCGTAGTGCGCGGCGTCCTGCTCGGTCAGCGCGGCGAACTCGGCGGTGCCGGACGCCCCGGCGCGCAGCGACACGTACGAGTGGTAGAGCCGCGGCGAGCGCACCAGCCGGACCTGCGTGCCGTGCAGTGCGGTGATCCGGTCGAGCACCCGCTCGAAGACGGGGGCGAGGTCCGGGCCGGTGCCGCGGCCGACGGCGAGGGCGATGAGTGGTGCGGTCACTGCGGTGGCTCCTTGCAAGTGGGGCTGGGTACGGCGGCGCCGAACGGGTCGGGGCCGCCGTCCGGAACGACGGGCCGCCGTCCGTCCGGGTACTCGGACGCGGGCCGGGGCTCGGACGGACCGAGTACCCGGACGGACGGCGGTGTCAGCCGGCGGATCCGACGCGGCGCGCGGAGGCGGCGTCGGCCGGACGAGGGCAGCACCGGGGAACCGGTGTCGACGGGGACACCGGCGTGGTGGCGGTGGGGATGTGGGCGGGGCGGGGGTGGGAGCGGTCAGAAGGAGTCGGGGACCAGGTGGTCGCCCGGGATGCCGGACTTCTCCGGCGAGTAGTAGTCGCGGATGCCGTCGGCCCAGACCCGGACGGTGATCCGGTCCTCGGCGTCCGGCCCGAACGCGTCGAACAGCGAGTGGATGTTGGGCGTCTCGAAACCGATCGCGGTCATCAGGTCGAGGAACCGCGGGCGTTCGATCAGCCCGTCGCCGTCCGGGTCGCCGAGGACGGCGAGCGCCTCGGCGAAGACCGCGGCGGTGGCGCCGAACAACTCGGTGTTCAGCACGAAGCCGCGGAAGTCCTGCGGGTTGATCAGTCCGTCCCCGTTGGTGTCCAGGGTTTCGGACAGCACCTTCCAGTAGCCGCTCAGGCTGTCGGCGAGGGCCTGCCGGTCGGCGGCCGGCGAGTCCTCGGCGACCAGCAGCAGCCGTTCTGTCATGAGGTCGAAATCGGCCTCGTCGATCACCCCGTTCCCGTTGGTGTCGAACAGGGTGAACACCAGCGCGGCCCGCTGGAAGGCCTCGTGTCCCATGGGTAGTCGTCCCCTTGGTCGTGGCGGGCCCGACCTGCTCGGCCTGGCCTCGGCCGGGAACTCCTACTCTGCCGTGAAGAGTGGCCCGTTGTCCGGCGAACTGACGTGTTGTCACTCACGGGAGTGACTAATGTTACGCAAGTGATTATTGTCACGCCCCGTGACGGACTCGAACGCGTTCGGAAAAGCTGACCATCCGTCATGTCCGGTCGTCCGACGGACGGAAGCCGCCGCTCCGCGCGCCCGCGACCGCGCCGGTGTGTCCGGCGTCACGCCCGCCCGGGTCGCCCGGATCGAACCACCGCTGGTCGGAAGGGGGACCACTCCCCGACCCGCGGACAGGCCGAAGCTAGCATGGGGGGCGCCTTAGCTCGGCCATACCCTCGGCAACTCGGCCTACCCTCAGCTCGGCCTACCCTCGAAAGTTGAATTGTGACTGTCAACGACGACGTGTTCACGGACTGGAAGAACCGCGAGGAGCTCGCGGAGACGATGATCCCGATCATCGGACGGCTCCACCGCGAGCGGGACGTCACCATCCTGCTGCACAGCCGCTCCCTGGTGAACAAGTCGGTGGTCAGCATCCTCAAGACGCACCGCTTCGCCCGCCAGATCGCCGGCGAGGAGCTCTCGATCACCGAGACCTTCCCGTTCCTCCAGGCCCTCTCCGCGCTCGACCTCGGCCCGTCCCAGATCGACCTGGGCCTGCTCGCCGAAGCCCACCGCGCCGACGACCGCGGCCTCTCCCCGGCGGAGTTCACCGCCGAAGCGGTGGCCGGCGCCACCGGCGCCAACAAGCTGGAGCGCCAGGCCCCGCGCGACGTGGTCCTCTACGGCTTCGGCCGGATCGGCCGCCTGCTCGCCCGCCTGCTGGTCGAGAAGGCCGGCGGCCTGCGGCTGCGCGCCATCGTGGTCCGCAACGGCGGCGGCGACGACCTGGTCAAGCGCGCCTCGCTGCTGCGCCGCGACTCCATCCACGGCCAGTTCCAGGGCACCATCACCGTGGACGAGGCGACCAACACCATCGTCGCCAACGGCAACGCGATCCAGGTCATCTACTCCAACGACCCCAGCGAGGTGGACTACACCGCGTACGGGATCGACAACGCCATCCTGATCGACAACACCGGCCGCTGGCGCGACCGCGAGGGGCTCTCCGCGCACCTGCGCCCCGGCATCGCCAAGGTCGTGCTGACCGCCCCGGGCAAGGGCGACGTCCCGAACATCGTGCACGGCGTCAACCACGACACCGTCAAGCCGGACGAGCAGATCATCTCCTGCGCGTCCTGCACCACCAACGCGATCGTGCCGCCGCTCAAGGCGATGAACGACGCGTACGGCGTGCTGCGCGGCCACGTGGAGACCGTCCACTCGTTCACCAACGACCAGAACCTGCTGGACAACTACCACAAGGCCGACCGCCGCGGCCGCTCCGCGCCGCTCAACATGGTGATCACCGAGACCGGTGCCGCCTCGGCCGTCGCCAAGGCCCTCCCGGAGCTGCAGGCGAAGATCAGCGGCAGCTCGATCCGCGTCCCCGTGCCGGACGTCTCGATCGCGATCCTCAACCTCCAGCTGGCCCGGGAGACCACCCGCGAGGAGGTCCTGGAGCACCTGCGGGACGTCTCGCTGACCTCCCCGCTCAAGCGGCAGATCGACTTCATCGACTCGCCCGACGCGGTCTCCAGCGACTTCATCGGCTCCCGCCACGCCTCGATCGTCGACGCGGGCGCGACCAAGGTCGAGGGCGACAACGCGATCCTGTACCTGTGGTACGACAACGAGTTCGGCTACTCCTGCCAGGTCGTCCGGGTCGTCCAGCACGTCTCCGGCGTCGAGTACCCGACTTTCCCGGCCGCGACCAACTGACCCAGCTCGCTCGGACGCAGGGGCCCCGGCCGACCGGCCGGGGCCCCTGCCGTCTTCCTGACGGACCGTCAGCCCTCCTTCGCGGCACGCTTCCTGGCGTAGGCGCGGGCGGCCCGGACACGGTCGCCGCAGCGGGTCGAGCACCAGTGCCGGGCGGCGTGGGTGCGGACGTAGAACCGGCTGCACGGGGTGCCGCCGCAGCGGGCCAGCCGCTCGGCGTCCGGGCCGGTCAGCAGGTCGGCGGCGTCGGCGGCCAGCCGGGCCATCGCCCGGTCGGCGATCCGGTCGGCCGGGTGCGGCAGGCTGCGGTGCAGGCCCCGCTCGGCGTCCCAGCGCAGCAGCGCCACCGCGGGCGCCGCCGCCAGCGCCTCGTTCACCGCCGCCAGCGCCCCGGGCGGCGCGGGCCGCCCCGCCACCCGGGCGTCCAGCAGCTCGCGCACCGCGCCCCGGAACAGCCGCAGCCGCACCGTGCACGGCTCCAGCACCCGCCCCGCCGCCGGCGCGAGGCCGTGCTCCACCAGCCACGCGGACGCCGGCCCCGGCGCCCCCAGCAGGTCCAGCGGCCCGCCCGGCAGGGTCAGCAGCGAGTTGGCGAAGTCCAGCGCCGGGTACTGCTCGGCCCCCGGCGCGGGCGGCGGAGCGGGCTGCGGGGCGTCCTGCGGCGGGGCGGCGGGCTCTGCGGCGGGGGCGGTGGCGGCGGGCTGGCTCATGGTCCTCATGGTAAACGCTCGGCTTGCCCGTGAGGAGGTGCGTTCAGTCGGTGACCGGCTCCAGGGCGTACGCCTCGTACGGGTCGGCGACCACGACGGCGGTGACCGCGCCGTCCGCGGCGCGGGTGAGCGGGCGGACGGTGGTGCGGGACTCCGGGTCCCACCCGTCGCAGTAGTGCGCTTCGACTCGTTCCCCGGTCGTGCCTCTCGCCCCGCCCCGTCCGACCTCGTTCGACCTCGTTCGATCATCGTTCCGGAAGGCACGGTACCGGCCGGGTCGGACGGCCGGGGTGGGAGAATGGGCGGATCCACGGAGCAAGGGGTGCGTGATTCGGATGGCCGGGCGACTCAGGGCGTTGCGCACGCAGAACCGACTCAGCCTGGAGGCGCTGGCGGCGCAGGTCGGGGTGACCAAGAGCTACCTGTCGAAGGTGGAGCGGGGGTTGAGCGAGCCGTCGATCTCCACCGCGCTGAAGATCGCGGAGGCGCTCGGGGTCGAGGTCGGGCGGCTGTTCTCGGAGGAGGTCGAACCGGAGCTGGTCACGGTCGTCCGGGCCGGCGAACGGACCCCGCTGGGCGGGCCGGAGGGCTCCCGGTACGAGGGCATCGCGGCCGCGCTGCCGGGCAAGCGGATGGTGCCGTTCGTGATGTACCCGCCGCTGGACGGGCCGGTGGAGGCGTTCAAGTCGCACCGCGGCGAGGAGTTCCTCTTCGTCCACCAGGGCCGGGCCGAACTGGAGTTCCCCGACCGGACGGTGCGCCTCGGGCCCGGCGACAGCGTGTACTTCAACGCGGCCGTGCCGCACCGCTGCCGCAGCACGGACGGGGAGCCGGCCCAGATCCTGGTGGTGATCCACGACGAACCGGACGCCGGGGACGACCGAGTCCCGCCCCTGCCCTGAGCGTCGGGGCTCGGGGCGGGGACGGGACTCGGAGTTGACGGGGCGTCAGGCAGCGGCGGGCTGCCCGGCCTCGTCGATCTCCCGCAGGATCGCGGTCAGTTGCTCGGAGCGGGTGGCCTCCAGCGGCAGCAGCGGCAGGCGGGGCGTGCCCGCCGGGAAGTCGCGCAGCGCCAGGCCCGCCTTGACGGTGGTGGGCAGGCCGCCGGAGACGATGAACTGCAGCAGCGGCAGCTGGCGGGCGAACAGCTCGCGGGCGGTGGCCAGTTCGCCCGCCCGGACGGCCCGGTGCAGGGCCAGCACCAGCTCCGGGATCAGGCACGGCGCCGCGGTGCACCAGCCGGCCGCGCCCGCGACGAACGCGGGCAGCGCGAGCGGGTTGCTGCCGTTGTAGAACGGCAGCTCGCCGCCGGAGAGTTGGGCCAGCCGGTGCATCCGCTGCAGGTCGCCGCTGCTCTCCTTGACCATCGTGATGTTCTCCACCGACTCGACCAGGCCGACGAGTTGCTCGGGGGAGAGGTCGATCCCGGCGGTGGCCGGGTTGTTGTAGACCATCACCTCGATGCCGACCGCGTCCGCGACCTCGGTGAAGTGCCGCTCGACCTCCCGTTCGGTCAGCCGCCAGTACGACAGCGGCAGCACCATCACCGCGTCGGCGCCCGCCCGTTCGGCGAAGCGGGCGCGCTCCACCGCGCCCCTGGTGGTGAGTTCGGCGATCCCGACCACGGTCGGCACCCGGCCGGCGACCGCGCCGATCGCGGCTTCGGCGGCGGTGCGCCACTCCGCGTCGTCCAGGTAGGCGCTCTCACCGGTGGAGCCGAGCGGGGCGACGGCGTGCACCCCGGAGTCGACCAGCCGGTCGACCAGGGCGGCCAGGCGGACGGTGTCGACGCCGCCGTCCAGCGGGTCGAAGGGGGTGACGGGGTAGGCGATCACGCCGTCCAGGGCGAGCTTGCTCAACGGGGGCCGTCCTTGGGGGAGTTGGTGGTGGAGGTGGTGGAGGTGGAGGTGGAGGTGAGGGGGGTGGTCAGCGCGTCGCCGTGGCCGGCCCGCAGGGCGCGGCGGGCGTAGTAGGCGAAGTTGGCCTGGCTGCGCTTGGGGGTGGAGGTCCAGTCGTGGGCCTCCTGGGCGAGCAGTTCGGGGATCTCCTGGATCCGGCCGGAGGCGGAGGCCAGCAGCTGGAGCCGGGCGGCCCGCTCGAACAGCACGGCGAGGGTGCAGGACTCCTCGACGCTCGCGGTGGCGACCAACTGCCCGTGGTGGGCGAGCAGCAGGGCGCGCTTGTCGCCGAGCGCGGCGGAGATCAGCTCGCCCTCCTCGTTGCCGACCGGGATGCCGGGCCACTTCTCCAGGAACGCGCAGTCGTCGTACAGCGGGCACAGGTCCATGTGCGAGACCACCAGCGGGGTCTCCAGCATGGAGAGCCCCGAGATGTGCAGTGGGTGGGTGTGGATGATGCAGTTGACGTCCGGCCGGGCCCGGTAGACCCAGGAGTGGAAGCGGTTGGCCGGGTTGGCCATGCCCTCGCCGGCCAGGACGTTCAGGTCCTCGTCGACCAGCAGCAGGTTGTCCTCGGTGACCTCGTCGAAGCCGAGGCCCAGGCGCTGCGTCCAGTAGGTGCCGGGCTGTTCGGCGCGGGCGGTGATCTGCCCGGCCAGGCCGGAGTCGTGGCCGGCGTCGAACAGGATGCGGCAGGTGAGGGCGAGCTTCTGGCGGATCGACCAGTCGTTGTCGGGGATGGCGGTGCGCATCCGCTGCTGGGCGAGGTCGACGAGAGCGGATTTCGAGGTGGCGAAGCTGTCGGCCATGTCCGGGGGCCTCCTTGTCGGTTCGGCGATGCCCTGAACACTGCGTTCACTATAGGACACCTCGTGTCCTTGAGTCGATGGGGTTGTTCTGATGGTGGATATGTCGACTGGTCGACTCAATGGGGCTGGGCGGCCGTGTTCACGGAAAAGCTTGTGGTTCTCCGTGAGGGGTCGCTAGATTCTCCTCACGGAGAAAGTCGGAGTTCCCCGTGAGGGGATTGTCGAGCTGCGAGGTTGCCATGACCGCCGTCCCCACCCCCCTGCCCGCCGCCGTGCCCGCCGTCCGGGTCTTCGGAGGCCCCACCGCCCTGATCGAGTACGGCGGCCTGCGCCTGCTCACCGACCCGACCTTCGACGCCCCCGGCGACTACCCGCGCGGCGACGGCCGGTTCCTCAGCAAGACCCTCCCCGCCACCGCCGACCCGGCCGACCTCGGCCCGCTCGACATCGTGCTGCTCTCGCACGACGAACACCCCGACAACCTCGACCACAGCGGCCGCAAGCTGCTCGCCGACGTCCCGCTCACCCTCACCACCCGGGGCGGCGCCGAACGCCTCGGCGGCACCGCGCGCGGCCTCGCCCCCTGGGAGGCCGTCGAATCGGGCGGCGTCACGATCACCGCCGTGCCCGCCCAGCACGGCCCCGACGGCTGCGAACCGTTCACCGGCGAGGTGATCGGCTTCGTCCTCACCGCCCCCGGCCTGCCCGTCGTCTACGTCAGCGGCGACAACGCCTCGCTCGCGGTCGTCGAGCAGATCGCCGAACGCTTCGGCCCCGTCGACACCGCCGTCCTGTTCGCCGGCGGCGCCCGGGTCGGCATCCTCGACAACGCCCTGCTCACCCTCGACAGCGCCCGAGCCGCCGAAGCCGCCCGCATCCTCGGCGCCCGCCGGATCGTCCCCGTCCACTTCGACAGCTGGGCCCACTTCACCGAAGGCCGCGAACCCCTGCTCGCCGCCTTCGCCGCGGCCGGCCTCGCCGACATCCTCGAACTCGTCTGACGGCACAGGCGAGTTCGGCACACGAAAGCCCCCGGAGTCCATGACGGACTCCGGGGGCTCGTGACATCCCGTCAGACGGTGTCGAACTCGCCGCTGGTGGTGGCGGTGAGGAAGGCGGCCCAGGCGGTGGGGGTGAGGTGGAGGCGGGGGCCGTGCGGGTCCTTGGAGTCGCGGACGCCGATGGTGTGGTGGGAGGTGGCGAAGTCGGAGCAGACCTCGACGCAGTTGCCGTTGCCGCTGGCGTCGCTGTGGCTGGACTTGACCCAGGCGGCGGTGTCGCCGAACAGGCCTGTGGTGGAAGGGGTTTGCGTGCTGGCCATGCTCAGATCTCCTCCTTGGCACGGTGGAGCCAGGCCCGGGAGTCCTCGGGCGAGAGGGCTTTCACCTGGACGAGATTGTAGATGAGGGAGGTATGCCGGACCTGTGGCTCGGCTTCGATGAGTTGGCCCGCGTCGGAACCTTCCACGAAGACCACCCGGGGGTTGTCCGTGAAGTCCAGCAGGGTGGTCGTCCCGCTCATCGCGCCGTGGCCGCCGGCGGCGAACGGCAGGACCTGGACGACCGACTTCGGGCCTTCGGTGAGGTCGAGGACGTGCTGGATCTGCTTGCGCATGGCCTCCGGCCCGCCCACGTGTCGGCGGATGACCGCCTCGTCCAGGACGACCCACATCAGTGGCGCGCTGTCCCGGGTCAGCAGTTCCTGGCGAGCCTTGCGGGAGGCCCACTTGCGGTTGATCTCCTCGGCGGTGGCCAGCGGGTTGCCGAGTCGGATCAGGGCCGGGCCGTACTCGTCGTCCTGCCACAGGCCCGGGAACGTGCCGGTGGCGAACTCGCGGATCTCGCAGGCGAGCGGTTCGAGTTCGACGTAGCGGCGCGACCATTCGGGGAAGCTCTCCCGGAGGGTGAGCTTGAAGAGGTGGTCGAACAGGCCGTCGGTCTGGAAGAACTCGTCCAGTTCGGCCGGTAGTCCGAGCGGGATCGGGCGGTCGGCCGTCTCCACGTTGCCGATCACGGTCTTCGCGTGGCGGAGTTCGGCGGCGAGGGTGGTGA is part of the Kitasatospora setae KM-6054 genome and harbors:
- a CDS encoding DUF5753 domain-containing protein codes for the protein MAQQERVLHPDRSARDLFGFQLRKLRKQQGFSLTTLAAELRHAKTVIGNVETADRPIPLGLPAELDEFFQTDGLFDHLFKLTLRESFPEWSRRYVELEPLACEIREFATGTFPGLWQDDEYGPALIRLGNPLATAEEINRKWASRKARQELLTRDSAPLMWVVLDEAVIRRHVGGPEAMRKQIQHVLDLTEGPKSVVQVLPFAAGGHGAMSGTTTLLDFTDNPRVVFVEGSDAGQLIEAEPQVRHTSLIYNLVQVKALSPEDSRAWLHRAKEEI